The following coding sequences lie in one Pseudomonas syringae CC1557 genomic window:
- a CDS encoding DUF3168 domain-containing protein gives MADPSVALQVAIFERLQAEVSCPIYDGAPLDTPMPYVSIDREISTNTSPIAGRKRQQRLIYFTVWSDAHGQAEVKRINAEVTAALDERPLPLEVGRAVSVRVERADAQRDADGITYMGSITVRVITTH, from the coding sequence ATGGCTGATCCGTCCGTTGCCCTGCAGGTAGCGATCTTCGAGCGGCTACAGGCCGAGGTGTCATGCCCCATCTACGACGGCGCACCACTGGACACGCCTATGCCGTATGTCTCCATCGACCGCGAAATCTCGACCAACACCAGTCCTATCGCCGGGCGCAAGCGTCAGCAGCGCCTGATCTATTTCACGGTGTGGTCAGATGCTCATGGTCAGGCCGAGGTCAAGCGCATCAACGCCGAAGTGACTGCGGCACTGGATGAGCGCCCATTGCCACTGGAAGTCGGCAGGGCAGTGTCTGTCAGGGTCGAGCGCGCAGATGCACAGCGTGACGCCGACGGAATCACCTACATGGGCTCTATCACGGTCCGCGTTATCACCACCCACTGA
- a CDS encoding head-tail adaptor protein, which translates to MRAGSMRHRPTLYKPERIRNRTGGFDDAWVESGKLWAEFTLPTGRIEAVAEKLSAVVTAEVRVRPRADLVAGCRLVNKGVTYLIVAALPDNELSMLRLLCTNVPNP; encoded by the coding sequence ATGAGAGCTGGCTCAATGCGACACCGTCCTACGCTATACAAACCCGAGCGGATCAGGAATCGAACCGGTGGCTTTGACGACGCCTGGGTCGAGTCCGGCAAGCTCTGGGCGGAGTTCACGCTGCCTACTGGCCGCATCGAGGCGGTTGCTGAAAAGCTGTCTGCCGTCGTGACAGCGGAGGTGCGGGTCAGGCCTCGCGCTGATCTGGTCGCTGGCTGCCGCCTTGTGAACAAGGGCGTCACCTATCTGATCGTGGCGGCGCTGCCGGACAACGAGCTTTCAATGCTCCGGCTGCTCTGCACCAACGTTCCCAATCCCTGA
- a CDS encoding phage tail protein, with the protein MGAALKIDIHGEKGGSSSPKSPTEASDSLRSTNLAKLLIAVGEGEFEGTPTAFDIYLDNTPINDASGNVNFPNVKWEWRTGSVDQSYIPGIPSIDNETTVNVELRNDSPWVRSITNTQLSAVRVRLAWPALQQQDDEGNVGGYRIEYAIDVATDGGSYQQVLLEAVDGKTTTRYERSRRIDLPAATSGWQIRVRRLTANQNTNKIADTMLVAGLTEVIDAKLRYPNTALLYIEFDAEQFTNIPAVTVKCKARKWPVPSNYDPFTRTYSGVWDGSMKEAWTNNPAWVTYGVCTQDRFGLGKRIKPWMVDKWELYRIAQYCDQDVPNGVGGVEPRFLCDMNLQGKADAWSLLRDIAGIYRGMTYWAQGQLVAQADMPRTQDFDYVFTRANVIDGKFNYGSSSAKTRYTRAIVSYDNPDNNYDTDVIPFSDPALQRRFGDRPTELTAIGCTRASEAQRRGKWAILSNNQDRTVSFSTGMEGAIPLPGYIIPVADSLLAGREIGGRIAGAAGKVVTLDRDTLAKAGDRLIVNLPSGQAEGRTVQSVAGRAITVTVAYSETPTTQLQWALDADDLAIPLYRVLSVKRSAEGDYAITALQYEPSKFGYIDTGARLEERPISVIPITVVPSPSSISLASTTAIAQGLAVTTMTISWPAVAGAVAYDVEWRKDSGNWIKVQRTGSASVDITGIYAGAYLARVRAVSAYDISSSWRNSILTQLKGKEGLPPAVTSLTAASLIFGIKLNWTFPAGVEDTQRTEIWYGPTTDLAKATKLSDLAYPQSEHVMQSLKAGVTFFFWARLVDRTGNIGPWYPAGIGVMGQTSSDAGPVLDLLDKQLTESQFGEHLLGRLDLIDGDGPGSVNERLEELKANIGEITDALVYVPTDAYVRDNTVRVGDNLWTAITAVPAAANGSNAPPNPAYWVNTGQSIRSANAQADQVSKNTANIATVDGKTTATATQLNALQASSRDDGVEGEMAAALKAWEETANYAQEVRVRTENDFAQAQRTTLLDARVAGNDAKISIVETAQATDREATAQQITNLTATVTTNQTTVQAAIQSEAATRSNADGALATRIETAQAKANDATVAVQQTTSALAATNNKLAGIWSVRMELTQNNIPYAAGFGLGLESGAAGTTSQFVVRADTFLVMNTSSQSPQSFFGITGGQTFIRSAFIEDGSISWLKVGNLQSSDYVANVSGWLFPKTGPWQLNGSMADGRRSTISNSSIKMYHANGVLGIDLSL; encoded by the coding sequence ATGGGCGCAGCACTGAAGATCGATATCCACGGTGAGAAAGGCGGCAGCAGCAGTCCGAAGTCGCCGACCGAGGCCTCCGATAGCCTGCGTTCTACCAACTTGGCCAAGCTGCTCATCGCTGTGGGCGAGGGCGAGTTCGAAGGCACGCCGACGGCGTTCGACATCTACCTAGACAACACGCCGATCAATGATGCCAGCGGCAACGTCAATTTTCCCAACGTGAAATGGGAATGGCGCACCGGCTCTGTCGATCAGTCGTACATCCCTGGCATTCCTTCAATCGACAACGAGACGACAGTCAACGTCGAGCTGCGCAACGACTCGCCGTGGGTTCGCTCAATCACCAACACTCAGCTGTCGGCTGTGCGCGTACGCCTGGCTTGGCCTGCCCTCCAGCAGCAGGACGATGAAGGTAACGTCGGCGGCTACCGGATCGAATACGCCATCGATGTGGCCACTGACGGCGGCAGCTACCAGCAAGTGCTGCTTGAAGCCGTGGACGGCAAGACAACCACCCGCTATGAGCGCTCACGCCGCATCGATCTGCCTGCCGCCACATCCGGTTGGCAGATTCGCGTCCGCCGCCTGACCGCCAACCAGAATACCAACAAGATCGCCGACACAATGCTGGTGGCCGGGCTAACAGAGGTCATCGACGCAAAGCTGCGCTATCCGAACACTGCATTGCTCTACATTGAGTTTGATGCTGAGCAGTTCACCAACATTCCCGCAGTTACGGTCAAGTGCAAGGCGCGAAAATGGCCGGTCCCGAGCAATTACGACCCGTTCACCCGTACCTATTCGGGCGTGTGGGACGGCTCCATGAAAGAGGCATGGACCAACAACCCTGCCTGGGTGACATATGGCGTATGCACTCAAGACCGGTTTGGCCTCGGTAAGCGCATCAAGCCGTGGATGGTCGACAAGTGGGAGTTGTACCGCATTGCGCAGTACTGCGATCAGGACGTACCAAATGGAGTGGGCGGGGTAGAACCCCGCTTCCTGTGCGACATGAACCTGCAGGGCAAGGCTGACGCATGGTCCTTGCTGCGCGATATCGCCGGAATTTATCGCGGCATGACCTACTGGGCGCAAGGCCAGCTGGTCGCGCAGGCAGATATGCCGCGCACGCAAGACTTCGACTATGTCTTCACTCGAGCCAATGTCATCGACGGCAAGTTCAACTATGGCAGCTCCTCGGCGAAGACACGCTATACCCGGGCCATCGTCAGCTACGACAACCCTGACAATAACTACGACACTGACGTCATTCCATTTTCCGACCCGGCACTGCAGCGGCGCTTCGGTGACAGACCGACCGAGCTGACTGCAATTGGCTGCACGCGCGCGTCCGAGGCTCAGCGTCGCGGCAAGTGGGCCATTTTGAGCAACAATCAAGACCGCACCGTGAGCTTCAGCACCGGCATGGAAGGGGCTATCCCGCTGCCTGGCTACATCATCCCAGTCGCTGACTCGCTTCTTGCCGGCCGGGAGATCGGCGGACGTATTGCTGGTGCTGCTGGAAAAGTAGTAACCCTCGACCGCGACACCTTGGCAAAGGCCGGTGACCGTCTGATCGTCAACCTGCCCAGCGGCCAGGCTGAAGGCCGGACAGTGCAGTCCGTTGCAGGCAGGGCAATTACCGTTACTGTCGCTTACAGCGAGACGCCTACCACCCAGCTGCAATGGGCGCTGGATGCCGATGACCTGGCTATCCCTCTGTACCGGGTGCTGAGCGTCAAGCGCAGCGCGGAAGGTGATTATGCGATCACTGCTCTCCAGTACGAGCCAAGCAAGTTCGGCTACATCGACACCGGCGCCCGGCTGGAAGAGCGTCCGATCAGTGTCATTCCGATCACGGTCGTTCCATCGCCTTCCAGCATTTCGCTGGCGTCAACGACGGCGATCGCGCAGGGCCTTGCCGTTACAACCATGACCATCAGCTGGCCCGCCGTGGCCGGCGCGGTGGCTTATGACGTCGAGTGGCGCAAGGACAGCGGTAACTGGATCAAGGTACAGCGTACCGGCTCTGCCAGCGTCGACATCACTGGCATCTATGCCGGTGCCTATCTCGCTCGCGTGCGCGCCGTCAGCGCCTATGACATCTCGTCGAGCTGGCGGAATTCGATCCTGACCCAGCTCAAAGGCAAAGAGGGGCTGCCGCCTGCTGTCACCTCTCTGACTGCCGCATCGTTGATCTTCGGCATCAAACTGAACTGGACCTTTCCGGCAGGTGTGGAGGATACGCAGCGAACCGAAATCTGGTACGGGCCAACGACCGACCTGGCCAAGGCCACCAAGCTGAGCGACCTGGCCTATCCCCAGTCGGAACACGTCATGCAGTCCTTGAAAGCGGGCGTGACGTTCTTTTTCTGGGCGCGACTGGTGGACCGGACCGGCAACATCGGGCCTTGGTATCCGGCCGGTATCGGCGTCATGGGGCAGACCAGCAGCGATGCAGGCCCTGTTCTGGATCTGCTGGACAAGCAACTGACCGAAAGCCAGTTCGGTGAACACCTGCTTGGCAGGCTCGACCTTATCGACGGCGACGGACCTGGCTCGGTGAACGAGCGACTGGAAGAGCTCAAAGCCAATATCGGCGAAATCACCGACGCGCTGGTCTACGTGCCGACCGATGCCTATGTGCGCGACAACACCGTGCGCGTGGGTGACAACCTCTGGACGGCCATCACGGCTGTTCCCGCGGCGGCCAACGGGTCCAACGCTCCGCCGAACCCGGCGTACTGGGTCAACACAGGCCAGTCGATTCGCTCGGCCAACGCCCAGGCCGATCAGGTCTCCAAAAACACAGCCAACATCGCGACGGTCGACGGCAAGACCACGGCGACCGCCACTCAACTGAATGCGCTGCAGGCCTCGTCGAGGGATGACGGCGTAGAAGGCGAAATGGCCGCAGCTCTCAAGGCTTGGGAAGAAACAGCCAATTACGCGCAGGAAGTCAGGGTACGAACCGAAAATGATTTTGCGCAGGCTCAGCGCACAACGCTGCTGGATGCTCGGGTGGCGGGCAACGACGCAAAAATAAGCATCGTTGAAACTGCGCAAGCCACGGACAGGGAGGCGACTGCACAGCAGATCACGAACCTGACGGCGACGGTTACGACGAACCAGACAACGGTTCAGGCGGCCATTCAGTCCGAAGCGGCCACGAGGTCTAACGCTGACGGTGCGCTGGCTACCCGGATTGAGACGGCGCAAGCCAAGGCAAACGACGCGACAGTTGCGGTTCAGCAGACAACCAGCGCTCTGGCCGCCACCAACAACAAGCTGGCCGGAATCTGGTCGGTGAGAATGGAGCTCACGCAAAACAACATCCCGTACGCGGCCGGGTTCGGTCTTGGACTTGAAAGCGGGGCGGCAGGCACGACCTCGCAGTTCGTGGTGAGGGCCGACACGTTCTTGGTGATGAATACCAGCTCGCAATCGCCGCAGTCGTTTTTCGGTATCACTGGCGGGCAGACATTCATTCGCTCGGCATTTATCGAGGACGGTTCTATTAGCTGGTTGAAAGTTGGAAACCTTCAGTCTTCTGACTATGTGGCGAACGTTAGCGGCTGGCTTTTTCCAAAGACCGGTCCGTGGCAGCTCAACGGAAGTATGGCCGATGGGCGTAGGTCAACCATCAGCAACTCATCCATAAAGATGTATCACGCCAACGGTGTTCTTGGCATCGATTTGAGTCTTTGA
- a CDS encoding phage tail protein, with protein sequence MAVETFVWEPDDEAGGDSTFRTRESKFGDGYVQVSTDGPNAEEDTWSLSFGGTGSEIKPIVDFIRAHQGARAFLWTPPDESLGLYRCSTFRRQRKPGGLAVLTATFERAYHP encoded by the coding sequence ATGGCCGTAGAAACGTTTGTTTGGGAGCCAGACGATGAGGCTGGTGGTGACAGTACGTTCAGAACCCGTGAGTCCAAGTTTGGCGATGGCTATGTCCAGGTGTCCACTGACGGCCCGAACGCTGAAGAGGACACCTGGTCGCTGTCGTTCGGCGGCACGGGCAGCGAGATCAAACCGATTGTGGACTTCATCCGCGCTCATCAGGGCGCCCGTGCGTTCCTTTGGACACCGCCCGACGAAAGCCTCGGCCTTTATCGCTGCTCTACTTTCCGTCGACAAAGAAAGCCAGGAGGCCTCGCCGTTCTGACCGCTACTTTTGAAAGGGCATACCATCCATGA
- a CDS encoding phage tail tape measure protein, with protein sequence MADTDVQGMLVRIEATTAQLRQELTRSEGSVSSTAQNIDQSLGRIDNAFDRVNANARTVGHAITSVFDQIGAGNLAAAGSIAGLVALTTSTIDYAKEMKNLSALSNTTVEDFQRMSYGAKTVGVEQDKLGDILKDTNDRVGEFLQRGGGEMSDFFKEIAPKIGVTAGQFANLSGPQALQLYYTSLEKAGLNQQQLTTYMEAMADETTALIPLLRNNGKGFKELGDQADRAGVVISEFNINRLVSAGQAISGLKATFSGAANQITIGLLPGIESVTKALQGLRDNGGAQRLGEMIGFLAENVDVLVAALGGKMAAAFAKFAIDAVTSSAAATKATLTNIATTKASAIAKAEETAASAASAAAKLRESVAAYSAAQALEAETIARLAQLQASRQALAYQARLAVGTAEEVRYTSALAAMDLELAAAKTAAAAATQRLTIATAASSSAMARDTAATTANAAAQAQAAAAKNVLARASSSLLALLGGPAGIAALAIGVGVAFLAMGSNAQTARTDVNDLKRSVEEVRKEFAQLTRDQQQGALVRITEQQRDSAKEAAGAFEGLRTSMQRALVGPRSSEAGGKQFAALASSMEEARKAGQPLSDTILKVGQQLGIPQKQLDGWVKQSEAVSTLDVNTNLLTARQELYTKQLDGSTKSTKDKTDVDIAADNAGKNYQQTLDKQIHALKDKTKLEEADRFITENKIDPQGALAKQIRDTAKAYDTQKDADKSATEAVQKNKEAQNKLEQQLKTAADAYAKLKETFDPVSAATDEQKKKTDELQLLYKSGKISTEEYGKGLQWLKQQYDQTVAAAGGMAEAMKYEADLQRQLALATASYEQTALSVGMGSKEAERAQARLSLEQDTNNKVLALRTELATATTDKQRQALESQIALTQQYGARQLAAMQQGYVNLDAAQGDWKLGAKSAFSDYLEAAKDVAGQTKTAFTSAFGSMEDSLSTFSTTGKFKFRDLSTSIITDLGRIASRKASSALLGMLFDAGVSYLGSGVGGSGNGLAAGSAGASSSSLGASQAGYSSTYFPQAKGGAWSSGVQMFADGAAFTNSIVSTPTAFGMAGGGAGVMGEAGPEAIMPLARGSDGSLGVRMVGGAATSGGTVVKVEAPVYLTLEDRSGEGMEIDSAALQQNMQRQMLGVAQKAIADSWRPGGTSHRNTSGRG encoded by the coding sequence GTGGCCGATACCGACGTCCAAGGCATGCTGGTCCGCATCGAAGCCACCACGGCGCAGCTGCGGCAGGAGCTGACGCGCTCGGAAGGCTCGGTGTCGAGCACAGCCCAGAATATCGATCAAAGCCTGGGAAGGATTGACAACGCTTTTGACCGGGTGAACGCCAATGCGCGGACGGTGGGTCATGCAATTACATCGGTGTTCGATCAGATCGGCGCCGGTAACCTGGCCGCAGCGGGCTCGATCGCTGGATTGGTAGCGCTGACGACCAGCACCATTGATTACGCGAAAGAGATGAAGAACCTCTCTGCGCTATCGAACACGACGGTCGAAGATTTCCAGCGCATGAGTTACGGCGCGAAGACTGTAGGCGTTGAGCAGGACAAGCTGGGCGACATCCTGAAAGACACCAACGACCGCGTCGGCGAGTTTCTGCAGCGCGGCGGCGGCGAGATGTCTGATTTCTTCAAGGAGATCGCACCGAAGATCGGGGTCACCGCTGGTCAGTTCGCCAACCTCTCCGGGCCGCAGGCCTTGCAGCTTTATTACACCTCGCTCGAAAAGGCCGGACTGAACCAGCAGCAGCTCACCACCTACATGGAAGCGATGGCTGACGAAACCACGGCGTTGATCCCTCTGCTGCGCAACAACGGCAAAGGGTTCAAGGAACTGGGTGATCAGGCCGATCGCGCGGGCGTGGTCATCTCAGAGTTCAATATCAACCGTCTCGTCTCTGCGGGGCAGGCTATTTCCGGATTGAAGGCGACCTTCTCCGGGGCGGCCAATCAGATCACCATCGGTCTGCTGCCAGGTATCGAGAGTGTCACCAAGGCTCTGCAAGGTTTGCGCGACAACGGCGGCGCTCAGCGCCTGGGGGAGATGATCGGTTTTCTGGCCGAGAACGTTGATGTACTGGTCGCGGCGCTGGGCGGCAAGATGGCGGCGGCTTTCGCCAAGTTCGCCATCGATGCGGTGACATCGTCTGCTGCGGCTACCAAGGCCACGCTGACCAATATCGCCACCACCAAGGCTTCGGCCATTGCCAAGGCCGAGGAAACGGCGGCATCGGCAGCGTCCGCAGCGGCAAAGCTTCGTGAATCAGTCGCGGCGTACTCCGCTGCTCAAGCACTGGAAGCGGAAACAATCGCCCGGCTCGCTCAGCTGCAAGCCTCGCGTCAGGCGCTTGCCTATCAGGCCCGGCTGGCCGTCGGAACCGCTGAAGAGGTGCGGTATACCTCTGCGCTGGCTGCCATGGATCTCGAACTGGCGGCGGCCAAAACGGCGGCGGCAGCCGCGACCCAGCGCCTTACCATTGCAACCGCGGCGTCGTCGTCAGCTATGGCGCGCGACACGGCAGCCACGACCGCCAACGCTGCTGCCCAGGCTCAGGCCGCAGCGGCCAAGAACGTGCTGGCGCGGGCGAGCTCGTCCCTGTTGGCGCTGCTGGGCGGCCCGGCCGGGATTGCGGCATTGGCGATCGGCGTAGGTGTGGCGTTCCTGGCCATGGGTTCCAATGCCCAGACCGCGCGCACAGATGTGAACGACCTGAAGCGGTCGGTCGAGGAGGTGCGCAAAGAGTTCGCGCAGCTCACCCGCGATCAGCAGCAGGGCGCACTGGTGCGTATCACCGAGCAGCAGCGCGATTCGGCCAAGGAAGCGGCGGGCGCGTTCGAAGGGCTGCGCACGTCAATGCAGCGGGCGCTCGTCGGCCCGCGCTCCAGTGAGGCTGGCGGCAAACAGTTCGCCGCGCTGGCGAGCAGCATGGAGGAAGCCAGAAAGGCCGGTCAGCCACTGTCCGACACGATCCTCAAGGTTGGCCAACAGCTTGGCATTCCTCAGAAACAGCTGGACGGCTGGGTCAAGCAGTCCGAAGCCGTCAGCACCCTGGACGTCAATACCAACCTTCTGACGGCCCGTCAGGAGCTGTACACCAAGCAGCTCGACGGCAGCACCAAAAGTACGAAGGACAAGACCGACGTCGATATTGCCGCCGACAACGCCGGCAAGAATTATCAGCAGACCCTCGACAAGCAGATCCATGCGCTCAAGGACAAGACGAAGCTCGAGGAAGCCGACCGGTTCATTACCGAGAACAAAATCGATCCGCAGGGCGCCCTGGCAAAACAGATCCGCGATACCGCCAAAGCCTACGACACCCAGAAGGATGCGGATAAGTCGGCGACCGAGGCGGTTCAGAAAAACAAGGAGGCGCAGAACAAGCTCGAGCAGCAGCTCAAGACCGCCGCAGACGCCTACGCCAAACTGAAGGAAACCTTCGACCCGGTCAGCGCGGCGACGGACGAGCAGAAGAAAAAGACCGACGAACTGCAACTGCTTTACAAGTCCGGGAAGATATCAACGGAAGAGTACGGCAAAGGCCTGCAATGGCTGAAGCAACAGTATGACCAGACCGTGGCTGCCGCTGGTGGCATGGCCGAAGCGATGAAGTACGAGGCGGACTTGCAGCGCCAGCTTGCCCTTGCGACGGCGTCTTACGAGCAGACGGCCTTATCAGTCGGCATGGGCAGCAAAGAGGCTGAGCGGGCGCAGGCGCGGTTGTCGCTGGAGCAGGACACCAACAATAAGGTTCTGGCGCTGCGCACTGAGCTGGCCACTGCCACAACGGACAAGCAGCGCCAGGCGCTGGAATCGCAGATCGCCCTGACCCAGCAGTACGGCGCCCGGCAGTTGGCAGCGATGCAGCAAGGGTATGTGAATCTTGATGCGGCTCAAGGCGACTGGAAGCTGGGAGCAAAGTCCGCGTTTTCCGATTATCTCGAAGCTGCCAAGGACGTCGCCGGCCAGACAAAAACCGCTTTCACCAGCGCGTTCGGTTCGATGGAAGACTCGTTGAGCACCTTCTCGACGACGGGCAAGTTCAAGTTCCGCGATCTTTCGACATCGATCATTACTGACCTGGGCCGCATCGCATCGCGTAAAGCGTCTTCTGCTTTGCTGGGGATGCTATTTGATGCGGGGGTTAGCTATCTCGGCTCCGGTGTCGGAGGAAGCGGGAACGGCCTGGCTGCTGGCTCGGCTGGCGCATCGTCATCGAGCCTCGGGGCGTCGCAAGCAGGCTACTCATCCACCTACTTCCCTCAGGCAAAAGGTGGCGCGTGGTCGAGCGGAGTACAAATGTTCGCCGACGGCGCGGCGTTCACCAACAGCATCGTAAGCACGCCCACGGCGTTCGGCATGGCCGGAGGCGGGGCAGGCGTGATGGGCGAGGCCGGGCCGGAGGCGATCATGCCGCTGGCGCGCGGTTCAGACGGTTCGCTCGGTGTTCGCATGGTTGGAGGTGCTGCCACCAGCGGCGGCACGGTCGTAAAAGTGGAGGCCCCTGTTTACCTGACTCTTGAAGACCGGAGCGGCGAAGGCATGGAGATCGACAGCGCCGCGCTTCAGCAGAACATGCAGCGCCAGATGCTCGGCGTGGCGCAGAAGGCCATCGCCGATTCATGGCGACCCGGCGGCACAAGCCACCGAAACACCAGTGGGAGAGGCTGA
- a CDS encoding HK97-gp10 family putative phage morphogenesis protein: MARRSRMSGDFKLRRTLRNIHQTMDNELRPALQEAANKILTTMKSTVPRDTGEAADALQAFVSKSGLDAQIGIRGKKDNRRFYYLRFLEYGTKGYSGTKRAGNRSRSAKNKSDGNTFFGKYPNIPALPAHPWLRPSLDVNREVVLADIRAAVNRTLKKASQGGSDG; encoded by the coding sequence GTGGCGCGCCGGTCCCGTATGTCCGGTGACTTCAAGTTACGCCGGACGCTGCGCAACATTCATCAGACGATGGACAACGAGCTGCGCCCAGCCTTGCAGGAAGCCGCCAACAAGATCCTGACAACCATGAAGTCAACCGTTCCGCGCGACACTGGCGAAGCGGCCGACGCACTGCAGGCGTTCGTCTCCAAGAGCGGCCTGGATGCGCAGATCGGCATCCGGGGCAAAAAGGACAACCGCCGATTCTACTATCTGCGGTTTCTGGAATATGGCACCAAGGGCTACAGCGGGACAAAGCGCGCTGGAAACCGTAGCCGATCGGCCAAGAACAAGTCGGATGGCAACACGTTTTTCGGCAAGTACCCGAACATCCCTGCGCTTCCAGCCCATCCGTGGTTGCGGCCTTCGCTGGACGTGAACCGGGAGGTGGTGCTGGCAGACATACGCGCCGCTGTGAATCGAACTCTGAAGAAGGCCAGTCAAGGGGGTAGCGATGGCTGA
- a CDS encoding tail fiber domain-containing protein, translated as MPWSRGGTVAVTQNSTTVTGTGTTFTSSRIGDAFNAPDGRRYEVFNIISDTVLAIIPAYTGATVSGAAYFIEPVQGYPKALTDAFNTVNQRWGNSLAALGTTGNYDTLPVFKGGTGRTDGRALLLEVGVQQASALYNVQGLYMGWNSAGTGEGHFIVNRGGGTGGFTWRSVNGANTATGPSMTYSYDGLLTVSSLSVTAAPIGIASGGTGGNSQTTARNALGVGPEQAPTFGGIELSNTSPYIDFHYNKTAADYDVRLINAANGVLTLQGAYEVTGRLASAGTWCRAGLSAGRGGTVYNYNWTGSNVDVWIDNTYVGTMTLFGSDYRFKKYIAAAKVKSYLDRIDAYRIVTYQRKIFGAVFSGDGTTYQGLIAHEAQEVNPLAVTGVKDGVDENGQARIQQLDPMALITDVMGGTKELHAETIELRAELGALRAEFEAFRTEMAEFKASIQPAPEPAAA; from the coding sequence ATGCCTTGGTCGAGAGGCGGCACAGTTGCCGTAACCCAAAATTCCACGACTGTAACTGGCACTGGCACAACGTTCACGTCCTCAAGGATCGGCGATGCGTTCAATGCACCAGACGGCCGACGTTATGAAGTGTTCAACATCATCAGCGACACCGTGTTGGCAATTATCCCTGCTTATACGGGCGCAACTGTCAGTGGCGCTGCCTATTTCATTGAGCCAGTCCAGGGTTACCCGAAGGCGCTGACAGATGCTTTTAATACGGTAAACCAGCGCTGGGGTAATTCACTGGCAGCGCTGGGCACCACCGGCAACTACGACACACTGCCTGTTTTCAAAGGCGGCACAGGCCGCACGGACGGGAGAGCGCTGCTGCTCGAAGTCGGGGTACAGCAGGCGAGCGCCCTTTACAATGTCCAAGGCTTGTATATGGGTTGGAACTCCGCTGGAACCGGTGAAGGACACTTTATTGTCAACCGTGGTGGCGGCACCGGCGGGTTCACTTGGCGCTCCGTCAACGGTGCCAACACAGCGACCGGGCCGAGCATGACCTACAGCTACGACGGGCTGCTGACTGTGTCGTCGCTGTCTGTAACTGCGGCACCTATCGGCATCGCATCTGGGGGGACTGGCGGTAACAGCCAAACCACCGCGCGGAACGCCCTGGGCGTAGGACCCGAACAGGCACCGACGTTCGGCGGTATCGAACTTAGCAACACCAGTCCCTACATCGACTTTCACTACAACAAAACCGCAGCAGACTATGACGTCAGGCTCATAAACGCTGCCAACGGCGTCCTCACGCTGCAGGGGGCGTATGAGGTGACGGGACGACTGGCGTCAGCAGGCACCTGGTGCAGAGCAGGTCTGAGCGCCGGTCGAGGCGGCACGGTGTACAACTACAACTGGACCGGCTCTAACGTCGACGTCTGGATCGACAACACCTATGTCGGGACCATGACGCTGTTCGGGTCTGATTACCGGTTCAAGAAGTACATCGCCGCCGCCAAAGTGAAGTCGTACCTTGATCGGATCGATGCGTACAGGATCGTCACCTACCAGCGCAAGATTTTCGGCGCAGTGTTTAGCGGCGATGGCACCACCTACCAAGGCCTGATCGCGCATGAGGCCCAAGAGGTAAACCCGCTGGCCGTTACGGGCGTGAAGGATGGCGTAGACGAAAACGGCCAAGCACGGATTCAGCAGCTAGATCCGATGGCACTGATCACAGATGTGATGGGCGGCACCAAAGAGCTTCACGCCGAAACAATAGAGCTTCGCGCCGAGCTTGGAGCGCTACGTGCAGAGTTTGAGGCGTTCCGCACCGAGATGGCAGAGTTCAAGGCATCGATTCAGCCAGCACCCGAACCTGCCGCCGCGTAA
- a CDS encoding tail assembly protein, which yields MAYTAAHYTPRTEITLVGRMWRGLEKVHYRVLDGGNAAEVFKALDVSVDGFRDELLRLSRLGMRFAIFRNGKNIGEKDFGLGGTRELKIIPVIAGSKRAGVLQTVIGVALIALAWWNPLGWSAATTMMVASAGVANGAGGVIQLLSPQQGGLSQSASPENLPSYAFGSAKNTTASGNIVPICIGYRRWGGAIISAAIYAEDKT from the coding sequence ATGGCTTATACAGCAGCTCACTATACGCCGCGCACGGAAATAACATTGGTTGGCCGTATGTGGAGAGGACTTGAGAAGGTTCATTATCGGGTATTAGATGGAGGCAACGCCGCAGAGGTTTTCAAGGCTCTTGATGTATCAGTTGACGGATTTAGAGATGAGCTTCTGAGGCTATCTCGGCTGGGGATGAGATTTGCAATTTTTCGAAACGGAAAGAACATTGGGGAAAAAGACTTTGGTCTCGGAGGGACCAGAGAGCTAAAAATCATCCCTGTGATCGCTGGCAGCAAACGTGCCGGCGTTCTGCAGACTGTGATTGGAGTTGCCTTGATTGCTCTTGCTTGGTGGAACCCTTTGGGCTGGTCAGCTGCTACCACGATGATGGTTGCCAGCGCCGGCGTTGCCAATGGAGCCGGCGGCGTCATCCAGTTGCTCAGCCCCCAGCAGGGCGGACTCTCGCAAAGTGCATCACCGGAAAACCTTCCCAGTTATGCATTCGGTAGCGCAAAGAACACCACAGCCAGCGGCAACATCGTTCCGATCTGCATCGGTTATAGACGCTGGGGCGGCGCGATTATATCTGCCGCGATCTACGCAGAAGACAAAACGTAA